In the genome of Chloroflexota bacterium, the window AGCCGGGCGGCTCGGCGGGGCACTCCAGGCAAACCCCGGCCGTGTCGTAAAGCCAGCCGTGGTAGGCGCAGGCGATACCCCGCTCCTCCACCCGGCCGTACAGCAGCGATGCTCCTCGGTGAGCGCAGCGGTCCTGGATCAGGCCGTAGCGGCCGCCTTTGTCCTTGAATAGGACGAGATCCTCGCCCAGCACGCGCACGAACCTGGTGGGCGACTCGTCCGTCAGCTCTTGCGCCGCGGCGATGGGAAGCCAGTACCGCCGAAGCAGCTCACCCCCAGGCGTCCCTGGCGCGACCCGGGTCAAGATTTCGTTCTCCTCGCGCGTAAGGACCATCGC includes:
- a CDS encoding Rieske 2Fe-2S domain-containing protein, translated to MVLTREENEILTRVAPGTPGGELLRRYWLPIAAAQELTDESPTRFVRVLGEDLVLFKDKGGRYGLIQDRCAHRGASLLYGRVEERGIACAYHGWLYDTAGVCLECPAEPPG